The following coding sequences are from one Comamonas koreensis window:
- a CDS encoding SGNH/GDSL hydrolase family protein — protein sequence MNLKELICKILRKFCVRCCPLSVELNGDSILFGWGCDSTPAMQMRAQRPRWTLTDRNACGLRMADFMQGYQEPFPDAPPDMYPAGPQPAFKDALHQAQVIVLGLGLNDSYGYLSPEAYRQQLLDALVVIRSGGAVPVFTGLVPIPSGYYDPVQDANLLAFQQVMREVADAQCVIHAGWDQEYQGEGDLQDDHIHRSQGATDRLAARLIAAIDRAAKRV from the coding sequence ATGAATTTGAAAGAACTAATCTGCAAAATCCTGCGCAAATTTTGCGTTCGTTGCTGTCCCTTGTCGGTAGAACTGAACGGGGACAGCATTTTGTTTGGCTGGGGCTGCGATAGCACGCCAGCAATGCAGATGCGCGCACAGCGCCCTCGATGGACGCTGACGGACCGCAATGCCTGTGGTCTGCGGATGGCGGACTTCATGCAGGGTTACCAGGAGCCATTTCCTGATGCGCCGCCAGACATGTATCCCGCAGGTCCGCAGCCCGCATTCAAAGATGCCTTGCACCAGGCACAGGTGATAGTGCTTGGTCTGGGCCTGAACGACTCCTACGGCTATCTGTCGCCAGAGGCCTACCGGCAGCAACTGCTCGATGCGCTGGTGGTCATTCGCAGTGGGGGCGCCGTTCCCGTATTCACAGGTCTTGTGCCTATTCCCAGTGGTTACTACGACCCTGTGCAAGATGCCAATCTTCTGGCCTTCCAGCAAGTGATGCGCGAAGTGGCGGATGCGCAGTGTGTCATCCATGCGGGTTGGGACCAGGAGTACCAAGGCGAAGGGGACCTGCAGGACGACCATATCCATCGCAGCCAAGGCGCGACGGACCGCCTGGCGGCCCGCTTGATCGCAGCCATTGACCGCGCGGCAAAGCGCGTTTGA
- a CDS encoding glycine-rich domain-containing protein codes for MQNLSSMMSGGGKLRYQRFTASGTFVPSTKLLASGGQCLVLLIGGGGGGGAGNAGGGGGAGQHSEELVTVTGNVAVTIGGGGAGGATEGANGSNGGNSSFGSLLIAIGGGGGSGGSYSNRPGLAGGSGGGSGYGAQSGAGVGGGGGGASSAGGGALEGSGNSVGAGLFGYPGGIGNSNATGRNHGGGGINGRAGGGGGGGSSAGWAGFGTSGGGNGGYPSSPALAATSGRANSGGGGGGGGGATGVSLPGGAGGSGYCMVVWTE; via the coding sequence ATGCAAAATCTTTCGAGCATGATGAGCGGCGGCGGCAAGCTACGGTATCAGCGATTTACTGCGAGCGGCACGTTTGTGCCGAGTACAAAGCTACTTGCCAGTGGCGGGCAATGTCTTGTTCTGCTAATTGGTGGCGGTGGTGGCGGTGGTGCTGGCAATGCCGGTGGCGGTGGCGGTGCCGGGCAGCACAGTGAAGAATTGGTGACTGTGACAGGGAATGTCGCGGTGACTATTGGTGGCGGTGGCGCCGGGGGGGCGACAGAAGGGGCAAATGGCTCAAATGGAGGGAATTCCTCATTTGGGTCATTACTTATTGCTATTGGTGGAGGCGGCGGCAGCGGCGGTAGTTACAGTAATAGGCCTGGCCTTGCTGGTGGTAGTGGTGGGGGTAGCGGGTACGGAGCGCAATCCGGTGCTGGCGTGGGTGGCGGTGGTGGCGGAGCTTCCAGTGCTGGAGGAGGAGCTCTAGAAGGGAGTGGTAATTCTGTTGGCGCTGGTCTTTTCGGGTATCCAGGAGGCATAGGGAATTCAAACGCCACCGGTCGGAATCACGGGGGAGGTGGGATCAATGGCCGTGCTGGTGGGGGCGGCGGTGGTGGTTCGAGCGCAGGCTGGGCTGGGTTTGGTACGTCTGGTGGCGGTAACGGCGGTTACCCATCATCTCCCGCCCTTGCAGCCACTAGCGGCCGAGCAAACTCGGGTGGCGGAGGTGGTGGAGGCGGCGGTGCTACAGGCGTATCTCTGCCAGGGGGGGCAGGCGGATCCGGCTACTGCATGGTAGTTTGGACCGAATAG